Proteins encoded by one window of Lathyrus oleraceus cultivar Zhongwan6 chromosome 1, CAAS_Psat_ZW6_1.0, whole genome shotgun sequence:
- the LOC127115469 gene encoding alkane hydroxylase MAH1-like encodes MIMLSTFLVMAITFILPLFLYAFYQTLYLKTPAFTNWPFVGMLPRFLWNVSRIHDFQAQLLKSKGGTVEFLGPWFTKMKVVITADPQNVHYIMNKSFDNFVKGDLFREIFQAFGEGIFTTDSIQWKYHRNLLQYIFKQNNFEAYQEKVIHNKVEKSLIPLLNHVQQQKELVVDLQDIFNRFTFDNICLIVLGNDPNCLSLDFPKIAVEKAFNQAEESIFYRHTMPGFVWRLQRWLQIGEEKKMTEACKVFDKFLYDCIASKHKELLKNCNKNEDDSKSEKNHHVDLLSAMIREEKSKGSENGDKFLRDSAFNLFVAGRDTITSALTWLFYLIATHPLVETNILKEIKENFGHKEKPWVLSVDETKKLVYLHGAICEALRLFPPVPFEIKEAIKADILPSGHRVHPNKMIYFSLYAMGRFEDIWGKDCLEFKPERWISERGGNVYVPSYKFFSFNAGPRTCLGRDLAFLQVKMVTASILWNYCVHVKEGSCVTPSLSIVLLTKEGLNVKITKRKN; translated from the coding sequence ATGATCATGCTATCAACTTTTCTAGTTATGGCTATCACATTCATCCTCCCCTTATTCCTATATGCTTTTTACCAAACACTATATCTCAAAACTCCTGCTTTCACAAATTGGCCTTTTGTTGGTATGCTACCAAGATTCCTTTGGAATGTTTCACGTATTCATGATTTTCAAGCCCAGTTGTTGAAATCAAAAGGTGGCACAGTTGAGTTCTTAGGACCTTGGTTTACCAAAATGAAAGTTGTAATCACAGCCGATCCACAGAATGTCCACTACATTATGAACAAGAGTTTCGACAACTTTGTGAAAGGTGATTTATTTCGCGAAATTTTTCAAGCCTTTGGTGAAGGTATTTTCACTACTGATTCAATTCAATGGAAATACCATAGGAATCTTCTCCAATATATTTTCAAACAAAATAACTTTGAAGCTTATCAAGAGAAAGTCATTCACAACAAAGTTGAAAAATCATTGATTCCTTTATTGAATCATGTTCAACAACAAAAAGAGTTGGTTGTCGATTTACAAGATATTTTCAATCGCTTCACGTTTGATAATATTTGTTTGATAGTTCTTGGAAATGATCCTAATTGTCTTTCCTTAGATTTCCCTAAAATCGCGGTTGAGAAAGCTTTTAACCAAGCAGAAGAATCCATCTTCTATAGACACACTATGCCGGGGTTTGTTTGGAGGTTGCAAAGATGGCTTCAAATCGGTGAAGAGAAGAAAATGACTGAGGCATGCAAAGTATTTGACAAATTTCTATATGATTGTATAGCTTCAAAGCACAAAGAGCTTTTGAAAAATTGCAACAAAAATGAAGATGATTCTAAAAGTGAGAAAAATCATCATGTTGATTTGCTAAGCGCGATGATTAGAGAAGAAAAATCAAAGGGGAGTGAAAATGGTGACAAATTTCTAAGAGATTCTGCCTTCAATCTCTTTGTGGCCGGGAGAGATACTATAACTTCCGCGCTTACATGGTTATTTTATCTCATTGCTACGCATCCTTTAGTGGAAACCAATATTCTGAAAGAGATAAAAGAAAATTTTGGACACAAAGAGAAGCCTTGGGTTTTAAGTGTCGATGAGACGAAAAAGCTTGTTTATCTTCATGGTGCTATATGTGAGGCGTTAAGGCTTTTTCCGCCGGTACCTTTTGAGATAAAAGAAGCAATTAAAGCAGACATACTTCCAAGTGGTCATCGTGTTCATCCTAATAAAATGATATACTTTTCCTTatatgcaatgggaaggtttgAAGATATTTGGGGAAAAGATTGCTTGGAGTTCAAGCCAGAGAGGTGGATTTCTGAGAGAGGAGGCAATGTTTATGTTCCATCTTACAAATTCTTTAGCTTTAATGCTGGACCtaggacttgtttgggaagagaCTTGGCTTTTCTTCAAGTTAAGATGGTGACTGCTTCTATTTTGTGGAATTATTGTGTTCATGTTAAGGAAGGTAGTTGTGTCACTCCAAGCCTTTCAATTGTACTTCTCACAAAAGAAGGTCTCAATGTTAAGataacaaaaagaaaaaattag